A region of Pseudomonas sp. Marseille-Q3773 DNA encodes the following proteins:
- the vasI gene encoding type VI secretion system-associated protein VasI translates to MPTFAYSGQDCPRIVSNLERLACFDRAAGTPVHLVPVQWSAPEQDSPTLRRVLTNEVGRLPEDLTFRLRAEDDGLMISAPAIASPAQHSYLVISCMQNISRLQLIAAQPIDAGRVNVQLKGERGSTVPTPWQVMENGQVLDAGRGLPGIEQIKQLIGAHRIHVESDNPAVRGLVFDAQGLDPLIDEARKACRW, encoded by the coding sequence ATGCCAACGTTCGCGTACTCCGGTCAGGATTGCCCAAGGATCGTGTCTAACCTGGAGCGCTTGGCCTGCTTCGATAGAGCAGCCGGAACTCCTGTGCACCTTGTGCCTGTGCAATGGTCCGCGCCAGAGCAGGACTCACCCACACTTCGCCGTGTGTTGACCAATGAGGTGGGGCGCTTGCCAGAGGATCTGACGTTTCGTCTCAGGGCTGAAGACGATGGGCTGATGATCTCGGCGCCCGCGATTGCTTCGCCCGCACAGCATTCCTACCTGGTGATCAGCTGTATGCAAAACATTTCCAGGTTGCAACTGATTGCCGCACAACCCATCGATGCCGGTCGGGTGAACGTGCAATTGAAGGGGGAGCGTGGCTCAACTGTTCCTACTCCTTGGCAGGTGATGGAGAACGGTCAGGTGCTTGACGCTGGCAGGGGCCTGCCAGGCATCGAGCAGATCAAGCAACTGATTGGGGCTCATCGCATTCACGTCGAGAGTGACAACCCAGCCGTTCGCGGCCTGGTTTTTGACGCACAGGGGCTGGATCCACTCATCGATGAGGCGCGCAAAGCATGTCGTTGGTAG
- the tssC gene encoding type VI secretion system contractile sheath large subunit, translating to MPEQNSTTVTGETTTETLSNTTLLDQIMAETRLVPTQEGYQVARQGVSAFIAEILKSHDPDQLINKHRVDQMIAELDRVLSKQMDTILHQPEFQQLESAWRSLKLLVDRTDFRENIKLEVLHVSKEDLLDDFENAADITCSGIYKHVYTAGYGQFGGEPVAAMVGNYSFGPSSPDIKLLSYMASVGAMSHAPFLAAPSPEFFNLSSFEELPNLKEIKDIFAGPRHAKWRAFRENEDSRHAALTGPRFMLRSAYHPQENPVQSYHYSEDIAGRHENYLWGNSAFLLASCINESFARYRWCPNIIGPQSGGAVEDLPVHLYESLGQLQAKIPTEVLISDRKEFELAEEGFIALTMRKDSDNAAFFSANSVQKPKNFPKTPEGLQAQTNYKLGTQLPYLFIVNRLAHYIKVLQREQIGSWKERKDLESELNKWIKQYVADQENPSADVRSRRPLRAAKVEVSDVAGDPGWYQVSLAVRPHFKYMGANFEISLVGRLDAQ from the coding sequence ATGCCAGAGCAAAACAGCACGACCGTCACGGGTGAGACAACAACCGAGACACTGAGCAACACCACCCTGCTCGACCAGATCATGGCAGAAACCAGGTTGGTGCCCACTCAAGAGGGCTATCAAGTCGCTCGCCAGGGTGTATCTGCCTTTATTGCCGAAATCCTTAAAAGTCATGATCCAGATCAATTAATCAACAAGCACCGCGTCGATCAGATGATTGCTGAGCTAGATCGGGTACTCAGCAAGCAGATGGATACCATTTTGCATCAACCTGAGTTCCAGCAACTTGAATCCGCTTGGCGCAGCCTCAAACTTCTGGTAGACCGCACGGACTTTCGCGAAAACATCAAGCTTGAGGTGTTGCATGTCAGCAAAGAAGACTTGCTCGACGACTTCGAGAATGCAGCCGACATCACCTGCAGTGGGATTTACAAACATGTCTACACCGCAGGTTATGGCCAATTTGGTGGTGAGCCGGTTGCGGCGATGGTCGGCAACTACAGTTTCGGCCCCTCTTCGCCTGATATCAAACTATTAAGTTACATGGCCTCGGTCGGCGCCATGTCACATGCACCGTTTCTCGCCGCGCCCTCCCCTGAGTTCTTCAATTTGAGCAGCTTTGAAGAACTGCCCAACCTCAAAGAGATCAAGGATATTTTCGCCGGCCCCCGGCATGCCAAGTGGCGCGCGTTCCGTGAAAACGAGGACTCCCGTCATGCAGCCCTCACCGGGCCGCGTTTCATGCTCCGCTCTGCCTATCATCCGCAAGAAAACCCCGTCCAGAGCTATCACTACTCCGAGGACATCGCCGGACGACACGAAAACTACCTGTGGGGCAACTCCGCCTTCCTGCTGGCCAGCTGCATCAATGAAAGCTTCGCCCGCTACCGCTGGTGCCCGAACATCATCGGCCCGCAGTCGGGTGGTGCCGTCGAGGACCTTCCGGTGCACCTGTACGAGTCCCTGGGTCAGCTGCAGGCCAAGATTCCGACCGAAGTCCTGATCTCCGACCGCAAGGAGTTCGAGTTGGCCGAAGAGGGCTTCATCGCCCTGACCATGCGCAAGGACAGCGATAACGCCGCGTTCTTCTCGGCCAACTCGGTACAAAAACCAAAGAACTTCCCCAAGACCCCGGAAGGCCTGCAAGCGCAAACCAACTACAAGCTCGGCACCCAGCTGCCCTACCTGTTCATCGTCAACCGGCTGGCCCACTACATCAAGGTGCTGCAGCGCGAGCAGATCGGTAGCTGGAAAGAGCGCAAGGACCTTGAGTCCGAACTGAACAAATGGATCAAGCAGTACGTCGCCGATCAGGAAAACCCGTCTGCCGATGTGCGCAGCCGTCGGCCGTTGCGTGCTGCAAAGGTCGAGGTGTCGGACGTTGCCGGTGATCCGGGCTGGTACCAGGTTTCGCTCGCCGTGCGCCCGCACTTCAAATACATGGGTGCGAACTTCGAGATCTCTCTGGTCGGACGGCTCGACGCGCAATGA
- the tssF gene encoding type VI secretion system baseplate subunit TssF: protein MSLKDRFSEELRYLHELGNDFAQDNPQLARLLGKGGSDPDVERLMEAFAFLTAKLRLKLEDDLPELTHPMLQLLWPNYLRPLPSATIIQFTPRKQALSQSHHIPRGSRLFSKPVDGVPCEFRTCTAVDIHPFEIDAVGAAQTLDSSVVRLDLRTLVERPLNTLGCASLDFHLSGDTQTARTLYLWLSQYVEQVSVTINGEVRRVPASSIVFPGFGPDQALLPYPQNVFDGYRILQEYFLLPERFHFFSVTGLEKVWPDQATQQVGLEFHFTRQLPDWLRVSSADFSLFCTPAVNLFSHSAEPIDLSNRSAQVELTPRGEQPHAYEIFSVDQVISTRTTTDGSIGEHLRTFRPFESFAHEIEHVQGRTALYYRYSIEDSLRGDGVTHRIAFVRADANAYIGELETASIDLTCTNRDLPLALTVDDINVISEVTPPLANYTNLSAPTRPYRPVLDGQLQWALISNMSLNYLSLLSAEPLKAVINAYDFAALHDIQQTRTTRKRLDGIRDVQTEPLDWLIKGQPIRGLRTRLKLDQSAFLCEGDLYLFGCVLAHFFALYASINSFHQLEVINTTNNEHYTWPIQTGKQPLI from the coding sequence ATGTCACTCAAGGATCGATTCAGCGAAGAGTTGCGTTACCTGCATGAATTGGGGAACGACTTCGCCCAGGACAACCCACAACTTGCCCGGCTGCTTGGCAAGGGTGGCAGCGACCCGGATGTCGAACGCCTGATGGAAGCCTTTGCGTTCCTGACGGCCAAGCTGCGGCTCAAGTTGGAAGACGACTTGCCGGAGCTGACACACCCCATGCTGCAGCTGCTGTGGCCCAATTATCTGCGGCCTTTGCCAAGCGCCACGATCATTCAGTTTACGCCGCGCAAGCAGGCGCTCAGCCAGTCGCACCATATTCCCAGAGGCTCACGGCTCTTTTCCAAACCCGTGGACGGCGTGCCCTGCGAATTTCGCACCTGCACGGCGGTGGATATCCATCCGTTCGAGATCGATGCGGTGGGTGCAGCCCAGACACTCGACAGTTCGGTGGTTCGGCTCGACTTGCGAACCTTGGTCGAGCGACCATTGAATACCCTGGGCTGCGCCAGTCTCGATTTTCATCTGAGCGGTGATACTCAAACTGCCCGCACGCTGTATTTGTGGCTGTCCCAGTACGTTGAGCAGGTCAGCGTGACCATCAATGGCGAGGTTCGCCGGGTGCCGGCCAGCAGCATCGTCTTCCCAGGTTTCGGCCCAGACCAAGCGCTGCTGCCTTATCCACAGAACGTCTTCGACGGTTACCGGATTCTGCAGGAGTACTTTCTATTACCCGAGCGCTTCCACTTCTTCAGCGTAACCGGGCTGGAGAAGGTCTGGCCCGACCAGGCGACTCAGCAGGTCGGCCTCGAATTTCACTTCACCCGCCAGTTACCTGATTGGCTGCGTGTCAGCAGCGCCGACTTCAGCCTGTTCTGCACCCCGGCGGTGAACCTGTTCAGCCATAGCGCCGAACCTATCGACCTGTCCAACCGGTCCGCCCAGGTCGAGCTTACGCCCCGAGGTGAACAACCGCACGCCTATGAAATTTTCAGTGTCGATCAGGTCATCAGCACCCGCACGACAACAGACGGCAGCATCGGCGAGCACCTGCGAACCTTCCGCCCCTTCGAGTCGTTCGCCCATGAAATCGAGCATGTGCAAGGGCGCACCGCGCTGTATTACCGCTACAGCATCGAAGACTCATTGCGGGGCGATGGCGTCACGCACCGCATCGCATTTGTACGAGCCGACGCCAACGCCTACATCGGCGAGCTGGAAACAGCGTCCATCGACCTGACCTGTACCAACCGCGACCTGCCGCTGGCGTTAACTGTCGATGACATCAATGTCATTTCCGAGGTCACACCGCCCTTGGCCAACTACACCAACCTCTCTGCTCCAACCCGCCCCTACCGGCCGGTACTGGACGGCCAGTTGCAGTGGGCGCTGATCTCCAACATGTCACTTAACTACCTGTCGCTGCTCTCGGCCGAGCCGCTGAAAGCAGTCATCAATGCCTATGACTTCGCCGCCCTGCATGACATCCAGCAAACCCGCACCACCCGCAAACGCCTCGATGGTATCCGGGATGTTCAAACAGAACCCTTGGATTGGCTGATCAAAGGCCAGCCCATACGCGGCTTGCGCACGCGACTGAAGTTGGATCAAAGCGCATTTCTCTGCGAAGGCGACCTGTACCTGTTCGGTTGTGTGCTCGCGCACTTCTTTGCCTTGTACGCCAGCATCAACTCCTTCCACCAACTGGAAGTGATCAACACCACCAACAACGAGCACTACACATGGCCCATCCAGACCGGCAAACAACCGCTGATCTAG
- the tssA gene encoding type VI secretion system protein TssA, producing MSLVAEVTAQEIVRLLATIDAQSPAGWFDVEDETYQAIDQEMVKLGGLQESSIDWAYIEEASRQYLGEQCKHLRIAAHLSAAWLRSRCWERWGFTLAMLAGLIEQYWESGYPKPGPKGFLGKRKLVALILNRSIEALPRLDRFTYSPAHAAVAQDALQRLQQQQAAAQLDEAVLDELKRLLGKQTELANGVGEPAAAKAPASGIKSASLAEVIATPMPRVSLGSERESRRAMLTMAELINQQDPYDPTGYQLRRFGLWAHIQAAPQTKQGNRTELMAVPQDIAGDYEEAIARAAIDAALLLRIEKSVTACPYWIRGSFLAATAATRLAMGEVAEAIRAATARFVQRMPALQQLCFSDGRVFVDDQCLAWLKGTQGASDQGAAPHEFVSLREELVSQLEAGGVEPVLLRLQGMQAELHAPRERCHTTVIAADLLAARGVSWLAQDLCAGVARTMQETTASAWEPEVFQRLQQYAAPQMQTDRNKELESR from the coding sequence ATGTCGTTGGTAGCAGAGGTCACCGCACAGGAAATTGTCCGGTTGCTTGCCACCATCGACGCGCAGAGCCCTGCTGGATGGTTCGATGTGGAGGACGAAACCTACCAGGCCATTGACCAGGAGATGGTCAAGCTGGGTGGGTTGCAGGAGTCTTCCATCGACTGGGCCTACATCGAAGAAGCGTCCCGTCAGTACCTGGGCGAGCAGTGCAAGCATTTGCGTATCGCGGCGCATCTGAGTGCCGCCTGGCTGCGCAGCCGATGCTGGGAACGATGGGGTTTTACCTTGGCAATGCTCGCCGGCCTGATCGAACAGTATTGGGAAAGCGGGTATCCAAAACCTGGCCCTAAAGGCTTCCTGGGTAAACGCAAGTTGGTTGCCCTGATACTCAATCGTTCGATCGAGGCGCTGCCACGGCTGGACCGCTTCACGTACAGCCCCGCGCATGCGGCGGTGGCACAGGACGCGTTGCAACGTTTGCAACAGCAGCAAGCTGCTGCGCAGCTGGATGAAGCCGTTCTGGACGAACTGAAGCGCCTGCTTGGCAAGCAGACAGAGCTTGCCAACGGCGTAGGCGAGCCGGCTGCGGCCAAGGCCCCTGCTAGCGGTATCAAATCTGCCTCTCTGGCCGAGGTCATTGCCACACCAATGCCCCGTGTGTCGTTGGGCAGCGAGCGTGAATCCCGAAGAGCCATGCTCACCATGGCCGAGCTGATCAACCAGCAAGATCCCTACGATCCTACCGGCTACCAGTTGCGTCGGTTCGGCTTGTGGGCCCATATCCAGGCGGCGCCTCAAACCAAGCAAGGCAACCGGACAGAGCTGATGGCCGTGCCTCAGGATATTGCCGGTGATTATGAAGAGGCCATTGCGCGGGCCGCGATTGACGCGGCATTGCTCCTGCGGATCGAAAAGAGCGTGACGGCTTGTCCCTACTGGATACGCGGCAGTTTCCTCGCGGCCACCGCCGCCACGCGGCTGGCCATGGGCGAGGTGGCTGAAGCCATTCGTGCTGCGACCGCGCGGTTCGTGCAGCGCATGCCGGCACTGCAGCAGTTGTGCTTCAGCGACGGCCGGGTATTTGTCGATGACCAATGCCTGGCGTGGCTCAAGGGTACACAAGGTGCATCCGATCAGGGGGCGGCACCCCATGAGTTTGTCAGCCTGCGTGAGGAACTGGTCAGCCAGTTGGAAGCGGGCGGCGTGGAGCCGGTTCTGCTCAGACTACAGGGGATGCAGGCGGAGCTTCACGCCCCCCGTGAGCGTTGCCATACCACCGTCATCGCCGCTGACCTGTTGGCCGCTCGGGGCGTGTCCTGGCTGGCCCAGGACCTATGTGCAGGTGTAGCCAGAACGATGCAGGAAACCACCGCCAGCGCCTGGGAGCCGGAGGTCTTTCAACGCCTTCAGCAGTATGCGGCACCGCAAATGCAGACTGATCGGAACAAGGAACTGGAGTCACGATGA
- the tssE gene encoding type VI secretion system baseplate subunit TssE, which produces MSGLFSRLKVDQSVCRAPSLQENASQKFAAIKCHLETLLNARQGCSKSSPELGLRDFNGHDVSSGDLLKQVGADIRRTLQRFEPRVQVRTLKAMPDCHAPLELHFRLDCLVQVNNHTEQLQLELLVNGHNRHTRVR; this is translated from the coding sequence ATGAGTGGCCTTTTCAGTCGTTTGAAGGTGGATCAGTCAGTTTGCCGCGCACCCTCCCTGCAGGAGAACGCTTCCCAGAAGTTCGCCGCCATCAAGTGCCACCTCGAAACGTTGCTCAACGCTCGCCAGGGTTGCTCAAAAAGCAGCCCTGAGCTGGGCCTGCGTGATTTCAACGGGCACGACGTCAGCAGTGGCGACCTCCTGAAGCAAGTGGGCGCAGACATCCGCCGCACCCTTCAGCGCTTTGAGCCGCGCGTGCAGGTGCGAACGCTCAAAGCCATGCCCGATTGTCATGCCCCCTTGGAGTTGCACTTCAGGCTGGATTGCCTCGTGCAGGTCAACAACCACACGGAGCAGCTGCAACTGGAGCTGCTGGTCAACGGCCATAACCGCCACACCCGCGTGAGGTGA
- the tssG gene encoding type VI secretion system baseplate subunit TssG, producing MAHPDRQTTADLADKLLAEAHQYNFFQLLERLHGLHGDDLEPRWPAPQTRLRVRLASDPRLTFPVSDVYKAERMPETEDRYRVCTTFMGLHGTDSPLPTYYLEEVSYEHAHGIGVRPAFFDFFNHYLLSLLHRIWRKYRYYIRFQPGATDGFSQYIFALLGLNDKQLRGDTPLPWSRLLSFAGVIASRSRAPGTVAGIIAHCFDLKQVQIREFETRSVPTTAKQLVSLGRSNGQLGSSFMVGSRTRTRSSKFTIVISELDQEQLRELLPSGINFNRLRALIDFLLRDGLAYDLELRLKQNALSPFCLHRSQGAYLGWTSFVDDRHGQISPIVRFRGRS from the coding sequence ATGGCCCATCCAGACCGGCAAACAACCGCTGATCTAGCCGACAAGCTGCTCGCCGAGGCGCACCAGTACAACTTCTTCCAGTTGCTGGAGCGCCTGCACGGCTTGCACGGGGATGACCTGGAACCACGCTGGCCTGCCCCGCAAACACGGCTGCGCGTGCGGCTTGCCAGCGACCCGCGGCTGACCTTTCCCGTGTCCGACGTGTACAAGGCCGAACGCATGCCTGAAACAGAAGACCGCTATCGCGTATGCACCACGTTCATGGGGCTGCACGGCACAGACTCGCCGTTGCCAACCTATTACCTGGAAGAAGTGTCGTACGAGCACGCCCACGGCATCGGTGTACGGCCGGCCTTCTTCGACTTCTTCAACCACTACCTGCTGAGCCTGTTGCACCGTATCTGGCGCAAGTACCGCTATTACATCCGCTTCCAGCCGGGCGCGACCGACGGCTTCTCGCAGTACATCTTTGCCCTGCTCGGCTTGAATGACAAACAGCTGCGCGGCGACACCCCACTGCCTTGGAGTCGGCTGCTCAGCTTCGCCGGGGTGATTGCCAGCCGCAGCCGTGCGCCAGGTACCGTTGCCGGCATCATTGCCCACTGCTTCGACTTGAAGCAGGTGCAGATCCGCGAGTTCGAGACCCGCTCGGTTCCCACCACGGCCAAGCAACTGGTGAGCCTTGGCCGCAGCAATGGCCAGCTGGGCAGCTCCTTCATGGTCGGCAGCCGCACGCGAACCCGTAGCAGCAAGTTCACCATCGTGATCAGCGAGCTTGATCAGGAACAGTTGCGTGAACTGTTGCCCAGCGGCATCAACTTCAATCGCTTGCGTGCACTGATCGACTTCCTGTTACGTGACGGCCTGGCCTATGACCTGGAGCTGCGCTTGAAGCAGAACGCGCTGTCGCCCTTCTGCCTGCACCGAAGCCAAGGCGCCTATCTGGGCTGGACCAGCTTTGTCGATGATCGCCACGGCCAGATCAGCCCTATCGTGCGGTTCCGGGGGCGCTCATGA
- a CDS encoding FHA domain-containing protein, with protein sequence MSTLTLSITNLDQLQHNVTARHQFDPTGGTIGSAKATWRINDREQTIAPIHCEIRWIEGSFCVIDRCQRTYLNDSHNSLGSLAPRRLLEGDQLRVGAYRLQVQLSQADARSVEDLFSPEQRTLDHWLLETPANAWQPASAAKHVVADICSAFSPGIGNDPLAALDTATGVAQESPLEQLIAGERP encoded by the coding sequence ATGAGCACATTGACCTTGAGCATCACCAACCTGGATCAGTTGCAGCACAACGTCACTGCCCGACATCAGTTCGACCCCACAGGCGGCACCATCGGCAGCGCGAAGGCCACCTGGCGGATCAACGATCGTGAGCAGACCATTGCACCAATCCATTGCGAGATTCGTTGGATCGAGGGCAGCTTCTGCGTCATTGACCGTTGTCAGCGTACCTATCTGAATGACAGCCACAACAGCTTGGGATCCCTTGCCCCCAGGCGACTGCTGGAGGGTGACCAACTCCGCGTTGGCGCCTATCGACTGCAAGTTCAACTTTCGCAGGCCGATGCACGCTCTGTGGAGGACCTGTTCAGTCCTGAACAGCGGACCCTCGATCACTGGCTACTCGAAACACCAGCCAACGCTTGGCAACCCGCTTCAGCCGCCAAGCACGTTGTCGCAGACATCTGCTCGGCCTTCTCGCCAGGTATCGGCAACGACCCCTTGGCGGCACTGGACACCGCGACCGGGGTAGCCCAAGAGAGCCCTCTGGAACAACTGATTGCAGGAGAACGCCCATGA
- the tssB gene encoding type VI secretion system contractile sheath small subunit yields MSKSTGSVAPKERINIKYVPATGDEQAEIELPHKMLVLGDFGLDDTRALEDRSVMRIDKHTFNNVLNDAAVNLAMSVPSELSAAPDAELAVNLQFKSINDFGPDSIARQVPELNKLLELREALVALKGPLGNVPTFRKQLQQLLNNEQARKQLAEELDLVLEAPKED; encoded by the coding sequence ATGTCTAAATCTACAGGATCGGTTGCACCCAAAGAACGCATCAACATCAAGTACGTACCCGCCACTGGCGATGAACAAGCCGAAATAGAGCTGCCCCACAAGATGTTGGTGCTGGGTGATTTCGGCCTGGATGACACCCGCGCTTTGGAAGACCGCTCAGTCATGCGCATCGATAAACACACCTTCAACAACGTGTTGAACGATGCCGCTGTCAACCTGGCGATGTCCGTGCCCTCCGAGCTCAGCGCAGCCCCCGACGCGGAACTGGCGGTCAACCTGCAGTTCAAGTCCATCAACGATTTCGGGCCAGACAGCATCGCCCGCCAGGTACCGGAGTTGAACAAGCTGCTGGAGCTACGCGAAGCGCTGGTCGCCCTCAAAGGCCCGCTGGGCAACGTGCCCACGTTCCGCAAGCAATTGCAGCAACTGCTGAACAACGAGCAAGCGCGCAAACAACTCGCCGAAGAACTGGACCTGGTGCTTGAAGCGCCAAAAGAAGACTGA